The Pseudomonas entomophila genome segment TTCGTGCTCATGAGCCTGGAAGTCATGATGAACGCCGCTGCCCTGGCGTTCATCGTCGCCGGCGCCCGTTGGGTCCAACCCGACGGCCAGGTGATGTTCATTCTGGTGATCAGCCTGGCAGCCGCCGAGGCCAGCATTGGCCTGGCGATCCTGCTGCAGCTGTATCGCCGCTTCCACACTCTCGACATCGATGCTGCCAGTGAGATGCGCGGATGAACCTTATCTTCCTGACGTTCGTATTCCCCCTGATCGGCTTCCTGCTGCTGTCGTTCTCGCGCGGCCGTTGGTCCGAGAACCTGTCGGCACTGGTCGGCGTCGGCTCGGTGGGCCTGTCGGCCGCCGTGGCCGCCTACGTGATCTGGCAATTCAATGTCGCCCCGCCCGAAGGCGGCGCGTACAGCCAGCTGCTGTGGCAGTGGATGTCGGTGGACGGCTTCGCGCCGAACTTCACCCTGTACGTGGATGGCCTGTCGGTCACCATGCTGGGCGTGGTCACCGGCGTCGGCTTCCTGATCCACCTGTTCGCCTCCTGGTACATGCGCGGCGAAGCCGGCTACTCGCGCTTCTTCTCGTACACCAACCTGTTCATCGCCAGCATGCTGTTCCTGGTGCTGG includes the following:
- the nuoK gene encoding NADH-quinone oxidoreductase subunit NuoK; this encodes MGAIPLEHGLAVAGILFCLGLVGLMVRRNILFVLMSLEVMMNAAALAFIVAGARWVQPDGQVMFILVISLAAAEASIGLAILLQLYRRFHTLDIDAASEMRG